The bacterium nucleotide sequence CGTGGCTGAAGCTTTATGGAAAGCCAAACCCGTTATCGCTTCGGCGGTCGGCGGCATTCCTTTGCAGATAACGCATAAATATTCAGGCATCCTCACCCGTTCCATCGATGGAACGATCCATTATCTGAAGCAGCTGCTGCACGAACCGGCGTACGCCCAAAAACTCGGCGTCAATGGACGGGAACACATCAGGAATAACTTCCTGATAACCAGGCACATCCGCGAGTACCTGTTGCTTTTTCTGTCGTTATATCACGAAGGCGATCTTATTTACTTGTAAAAAAACGCCGGCGCAGGAAGTACAACCAGGATCTCATTTTTTTCAGCTGCCCCAGACTGTTCAATGCCGCCACGCGGCCCCTTTCCACCAGGATATCAAAGGAAGAAAAATCTGCCCAGTGAAAGTCGTCAACATCGGGATTGATGGTAAGATCAGCCCGCTGCAGCAGGTTCTGGTCGAGATGGTATTTGATGAACGACTGCGTGCGCTGGCCTATACGGTATCCGGTATTCGGCTCGCCCGTGAACTTGGGCCGGTCACCCAGGTAAACCGCGATGACCGTCCGGGCACCCGATCCTTTGACGGCTTCGATGGGGATATTAGTCGTGAACCCTCCGTCGACCAGCAGCGCGTCGTCATGAACATACGGCGGAAAGATACCGGGTATGGCGCAGCTTGCCTGCACCGCAGTGCTCAGCGGCCCGGTCCTAAAGACGACCTCATTGCCGGTTTCAATATCCAGGGCACTGCACGAGAACTTAATGCGGCAATCGCCGAATGTTTTATCGCCGAAGATATTGTTAAAGAATTTGCGGGCAATTTCGTTATGCAGATGGGACTGCTTGAACAGGAGCGTGCCGAAATACAGTTTTTCAAACAATTCCTTTTTAAAACGCGCGAGAATATTGGTTTCCCTGGTATAGAATCGATCCAGCCCGAGTTCTTTGAATTCATCAGATCCAATGATCTTTTTGGCGGTCACCCTCAAATTTTCCGCGATTCCGTGAAGGCAATAGACCGCGCCAATGATACTGCCGATCGAAGTGCCCGCGATAGACGATGGTCTGATACCGTGTTCTTCAAGCACCTCCAGGACGCCGATATGAGCCAGACCTTTGGCGCCTCCGCCGCCCAGTGCGATTCCAAGTTTCATGCGTTCAATATCATATGGATTTGCGCGGGCAAGTCAAGGAAGTTTGCAGGTCCTTGATTTTGCGATAAACCTGGTTATAATGAAAAAAATATCATGAACCTTGACCAGATCCTTGCCGTCGCCATATTCCTGGCGATGTTTATCAGCATCATGTTCGATAAATGGCACCGCTACCTGTCGGCTCTGGGTGGCGCAGTACTCACCCTGGTTTTGGTTTTCCGCAATCTAAGCGGCATAAGCTGGGTGCTCAATTTCCAGGAGATCTTTAAGGGGTGTTTCTGGATCATCCGCGGCGCGAAATGCGAGGTATCGCATGGCGTCAACTGGCAGACGATCATCTTTATCGGCGGCATGATGATCATGATCGAGGGCCTGGAAATGGTCGGATTTTTCAGGTGGCTCTGCTTCCTGGTTGCCAAGATCGTCAAGTACAAGGTGCTTCCGGTTTTCGTCGCTTTTTTTCTTCTCTCCGGTTTCCTGGCGATGTTCATCGACAGCATCACGGTCCTGCTATTCCTGTCTTCGGTCACCATCGAACTGGCTCACCTGCTCAAATTCAATCCGATCCCCATGATCATCGCGGAGATCTTCGCCGCTAATACCGGCGGCAGCGCGACTATGTCGGGCGATCCGCCGAATATCATCATCGGCACTTCACTGAATTATTCTTTTTTTGATTTTCTTTTAAACACCGGCGCGATCGCCTGGATCTGTATGATCGTGGCGCTCGTGTACTTCTATCTGGTATTCCGCAAGAAGCTCAGGGCTGAACCGGTTGCCGGCATCAAACATCCTCAGCCCGCATCGGCGATCAAAAATAAACCGCTTTTCTTTGTTTATGCGTGCGTTTTCCTGACCGTGATCGCCCTGCTGGTTACTCATAATAAGACCGGCATCACAGTGGCGTCCATTGGATGCATCGCAGCTTTTTTAATTCTGATCATCGCCTTCAAGAAGAGCATGATAGTCCTGAAGCAATTTGACTGGCGGACGATCTTGTTCTTTGTCGGCCTGTTCATCTGTGTTGGCGGTCTTGAGCATACCGGCGTGCTGAAATTGCTGGCTGATTTCATCGGCCGGGTATCAGGCGAAAACGCCATCCTGGTGGTTTCCCTGATCCTGTGGGTATCGGCGTTCGCTTCATCGGTGGTCGACAATATCCCGTTCGCGGCAACCATGGTCCCGGTCATCGCCGGGCTTGCCAACAACGGCATGCCGCTCGGACCATTGGCCTGGTCCCTGGCCCTGGGTGCGGATATCGGGGGTAACGGCACGCCGATTGGCGCGTCCGCCAATGTCGTGGGTTTAGCACGGGCCGAAGAGGAAGGACACCGCATCGGTTGGCTTGAGTATTGCAAGTACGCAATGCCAGCAATGATACTGGTCGTATTGCTGTGCAACATTTACCTGATAATCAGGTATTTTTAAAAAAAATGCCGTTATCTTGACTTTTAGCCAAAACTGGGTATTATTCCTATCATTGGGAGGACACATTGAAAATACACGAATACCAGGCAAAAGAAATCTTTAAAAAATACGGAATTACGGTACCGAAAGAAAAAGTTTGCTTTTCGGTCGACGAGGTGGTCGCGGCTTCCAAGGAGATCGGCCTGCCCTGCGTGATTAAGGCACAGGTAATGGTAGGCGGCAGAGGCAAAGCCGGCGGCATCCAGGTCGCCAGGAACGATAATGAAGTAAAGGATTATGCGACCAGGATCCTGAGCATGCAGATCAAAGGGATCCCGGTTAAAAAGGTCCTGGTTTCCGAGGCCATCGGGATCGCGCACGAGTCGTACCTTGGGTTCGTTGTCGACCGCAGCGAGAAGAAGACCGTGGTCATGGCGTGCAAAGAAGGCGGCGTGGAGATCGAAGAGGTCGCCCGGCAAAAGCCGGAAGCGATCTACAAGGTCTATGCCGACCCGCTGGTGGGATTGCTCGAGCACAAAGCGCGCGAAGTCGGGTGGTTCCTGTACGATGATGTCAAGACCGCCATGGAATGCGCGGGCATTGTCCAGAAACTGTACCGGTTATTCATTGACCTCGACGCCTCGATCGCCGAGATCAATCCCCTGGTGGTCGATAAAACCGGGCGTCTGATCGCGCTCGACGCTAAGATCAATTTCGACGATAACGGGCTTTTCCGCCATCCTGATGTCGAGGCGATGCGCGACCGCGAAAGCGAGGATGAAAATGAATTGCTCGCGCGGGAACGCGACCTTACTTACATCCGGCTGAACGGATCGATCGGATGCGTGGTCAACGGCGCGGGACTGGCCATGGCGACCATGGACCTGGTGAAACACGTGGGCGGAGAACCGGCGAATTTCCTCGATATCGGCGGTTCCTCATCCCCGGAAAAAGTAAAGAACGCGCTGGAGATCCTGATCAAGGACAAGAACGTAAAAGTGATATTCTTCAATATTTTCGGCGGGATCACTCGGTGCGATGATGTCGCCAATGGCATACTGCAGGCGAAAGAAGCTTTGAAGCTCAAGCAGCCGATCGTTGCCCGGCTGACCGGCACGAATGAAGACAAGGCGATGGAAATCCTCAAAACCGCGAATCTTGTTTTCGCACGGACCATGGAAGAGGGTGCGAAAAAAGCGATTGAGCTTTTAAAATAGGTAAGGGAGCGTTCATGAGCATTTTTATCAATAAGAAAACCAAACTCTGCGTCCAGGGAATCACCGGGCGGGACGGCACATTCCATACCCAGCAGATGATGAAATAC carries:
- the sucC gene encoding ADP-forming succinate--CoA ligase subunit beta — its product is MKIHEYQAKEIFKKYGITVPKEKVCFSVDEVVAASKEIGLPCVIKAQVMVGGRGKAGGIQVARNDNEVKDYATRILSMQIKGIPVKKVLVSEAIGIAHESYLGFVVDRSEKKTVVMACKEGGVEIEEVARQKPEAIYKVYADPLVGLLEHKAREVGWFLYDDVKTAMECAGIVQKLYRLFIDLDASIAEINPLVVDKTGRLIALDAKINFDDNGLFRHPDVEAMRDRESEDENELLARERDLTYIRLNGSIGCVVNGAGLAMATMDLVKHVGGEPANFLDIGGSSSPEKVKNALEILIKDKNVKVIFFNIFGGITRCDDVANGILQAKEALKLKQPIVARLTGTNEDKAMEILKTANLVFARTMEEGAKKAIELLK
- a CDS encoding patatin-like phospholipase family protein, with product MKLGIALGGGGAKGLAHIGVLEVLEEHGIRPSSIAGTSIGSIIGAVYCLHGIAENLRVTAKKIIGSDEFKELGLDRFYTRETNILARFKKELFEKLYFGTLLFKQSHLHNEIARKFFNNIFGDKTFGDCRIKFSCSALDIETGNEVVFRTGPLSTAVQASCAIPGIFPPYVHDDALLVDGGFTTNIPIEAVKGSGARTVIAVYLGDRPKFTGEPNTGYRIGQRTQSFIKYHLDQNLLQRADLTINPDVDDFHWADFSSFDILVERGRVAALNSLGQLKKMRSWLYFLRRRFFTSK
- a CDS encoding SLC13 family permease — translated: MNLDQILAVAIFLAMFISIMFDKWHRYLSALGGAVLTLVLVFRNLSGISWVLNFQEIFKGCFWIIRGAKCEVSHGVNWQTIIFIGGMMIMIEGLEMVGFFRWLCFLVAKIVKYKVLPVFVAFFLLSGFLAMFIDSITVLLFLSSVTIELAHLLKFNPIPMIIAEIFAANTGGSATMSGDPPNIIIGTSLNYSFFDFLLNTGAIAWICMIVALVYFYLVFRKKLRAEPVAGIKHPQPASAIKNKPLFFVYACVFLTVIALLVTHNKTGITVASIGCIAAFLILIIAFKKSMIVLKQFDWRTILFFVGLFICVGGLEHTGVLKLLADFIGRVSGENAILVVSLILWVSAFASSVVDNIPFAATMVPVIAGLANNGMPLGPLAWSLALGADIGGNGTPIGASANVVGLARAEEEGHRIGWLEYCKYAMPAMILVVLLCNIYLIIRYF